In the genome of Hymenobacter cellulosivorans, one region contains:
- a CDS encoding bifunctional 4-hydroxy-2-oxoglutarate aldolase/2-dehydro-3-deoxy-phosphogluconate aldolase codes for MAPSVLSHLLQHQLVSIIRGANPDDLVSIVRALHAGGIRSVEITINSPKALEGIEKVATELGEEMMVGAGTVLDPETARLALNAGARFIISPTLNVKTIKMTKRYGAISIPGAFTPTEILTAYEHGADIIKVFPASLGATYFKDIKGPLPFIPLMPTGGVKLDNIREFKQAGAAAYGLGSSLVDTSQPVSDEYLRQLTHKAQQFVEAISAQ; via the coding sequence ATGGCACCTTCTGTTTTATCCCATTTGCTCCAGCACCAGCTGGTTTCGATTATCCGCGGGGCCAACCCCGACGATTTGGTGAGCATTGTGCGGGCCCTGCACGCGGGTGGCATCCGGTCGGTGGAAATTACCATCAACTCGCCTAAAGCCTTGGAAGGCATCGAGAAAGTGGCCACGGAGCTGGGCGAGGAAATGATGGTGGGCGCGGGCACCGTGCTGGACCCCGAAACGGCCCGCCTGGCCCTCAACGCCGGGGCCCGGTTTATCATCTCGCCTACGCTGAATGTGAAGACCATCAAAATGACCAAGCGCTACGGGGCCATCAGCATTCCCGGGGCCTTCACGCCCACCGAAATCCTGACCGCCTACGAGCACGGCGCCGACATCATCAAGGTGTTTCCGGCTTCGTTGGGCGCCACGTATTTCAAGGATATCAAAGGGCCGCTGCCCTTTATTCCGCTTATGCCCACGGGCGGGGTGAAGCTGGACAACATCCGCGAGTTTAAGCAGGCCGGCGCGGCAGCCTATGGACTGGGCAGCTCCTTGGTCGATACCAGCCAGCCCGTGTCGGACGAGTACCTGCGGCAGCTTACCCATAAGGCCCAGCAATTTGTAGAGGCTATTTCGGCCCAGTAG
- a CDS encoding 2,3-bisphosphoglycerate-dependent phosphoglycerate mutase, whose product MATLVLVRHGQSVANLANVFTGWLDVALTPQGEAEARAAGAKLRDFHFDQAYCSTLVRSRHTLELILEQLHQATVPVHAADALRERMYGALQGLNKAETVRKYGLTQVNTWRRSYEDAPPEGETLHHTQERAVAYYEQEIAPQLQRGQHVLVVSHGNTLRALRMQLESLTVAQVEALEIPTGGVRVYELTADLHIGRMWDL is encoded by the coding sequence ATGGCAACTCTGGTTTTGGTCCGGCACGGGCAGTCGGTGGCTAATCTGGCTAACGTATTTACGGGCTGGCTCGACGTGGCCCTCACGCCCCAGGGCGAGGCCGAAGCCCGGGCCGCCGGGGCCAAGCTGCGCGACTTTCACTTCGACCAAGCTTATTGCTCCACGCTGGTCCGTTCCCGGCACACCCTGGAGCTGATTCTGGAGCAGCTGCACCAAGCTACGGTGCCGGTACATGCCGCCGATGCGCTGCGGGAACGGATGTACGGGGCGCTGCAGGGGTTGAACAAAGCTGAAACCGTCCGCAAATACGGCTTAACGCAGGTCAATACCTGGCGGCGCAGCTACGAGGACGCCCCGCCCGAGGGCGAAACCCTGCACCACACCCAGGAACGGGCCGTAGCCTACTACGAGCAGGAAATTGCGCCCCAGCTGCAACGCGGCCAGCACGTGCTGGTCGTGTCGCACGGCAACACGCTGCGGGCCCTGCGCATGCAGCTCGAAAGCCTGACCGTGGCCCAGGTGGAAGCCCTGGAAATTCCGACCGGCGGCGTACGGGTATACGAGCTGACAGCCGACCTGCACATCGGGCGTATGTGGGACTTATAA
- a CDS encoding heavy metal-binding domain-containing protein, with translation MKITPFFVGALLMGSTLLSSCNQQAADTKATEQPDSAATTEAATTPVKAALYECPMGCEGSQSDKPGKCPVCEMELEKKS, from the coding sequence ATGAAGATTACCCCGTTTTTTGTTGGTGCCCTGCTTATGGGGAGCACCCTGCTAAGCAGCTGCAATCAGCAAGCCGCCGATACCAAGGCCACCGAGCAGCCCGACTCCGCCGCAACCACCGAAGCTGCCACTACTCCGGTGAAGGCGGCTCTCTATGAGTGCCCCATGGGTTGCGAAGGCAGCCAGAGCGACAAACCCGGCAAGTGCCCGGTTTGTGAAATGGAACTCGAAAAGAAAAGCTAG
- a CDS encoding CoA-acylating methylmalonate-semialdehyde dehydrogenase, with protein MEVETLKYPAVRNYVAGQFVDSSGPRSLEVFSPLSGAVISTVPLSGMEALDQAVDAAKAAFPAWSATPIKERVQIFYRYKTLLERNMQALADLVREENGKTYDEARAEVEKAIELTEFACSMPQLIQGEFLEVSKGVEARVERKPLGVVASIAPFNFPNMVPHWTIPNALVLGNTMILKPSEVVPLSAGRIAELLQEAGLPDGVLNIVHGDREIVEAICDHPGIEAVSFVGSTKIAKVVYVRATSNLKRCVALGGAKNHLMVLPDAHPDMTASNVAASMSGCAGQRCMAGSTMVGVGAVDHIVSKLVEEARKIVPGQNLGSVISKEAKARIEAYITEAEAAGAKVLLDGRGAVVPGHEDGYYVGATVVDYVTPDMRIAQEEVFGPVLAILRTNTLDEALAIENANPYGNAAAVFTSSGSSARYVMDHASAGMIGVNIGVPVPREPFSFGGWNESKFGACDITGKSSIEFWTQLKKTTTKWNPESRVNWMS; from the coding sequence ATGGAAGTGGAAACATTGAAGTATCCCGCGGTACGGAACTACGTGGCCGGGCAGTTTGTGGACAGTAGCGGGCCGCGTAGCTTAGAGGTGTTTAGTCCGCTGAGCGGGGCCGTCATTTCTACAGTGCCCTTGAGCGGAATGGAAGCCCTTGACCAAGCCGTGGATGCTGCCAAAGCCGCCTTTCCTGCTTGGTCGGCCACGCCCATCAAGGAGCGGGTGCAGATTTTCTACCGGTATAAGACGCTGTTGGAGCGCAATATGCAGGCCCTGGCCGACCTTGTGCGCGAAGAAAACGGCAAGACCTACGACGAGGCCCGCGCCGAAGTCGAAAAGGCCATTGAACTGACCGAGTTTGCCTGTTCCATGCCCCAGCTTATTCAGGGCGAGTTTCTGGAAGTCAGCAAGGGGGTAGAAGCTCGGGTAGAGCGTAAGCCCCTGGGTGTGGTGGCCAGCATTGCGCCCTTCAACTTTCCCAATATGGTGCCCCACTGGACCATCCCGAACGCGCTGGTGCTGGGCAATACGATGATTCTGAAGCCCTCGGAAGTGGTGCCGCTGAGCGCGGGCCGTATTGCCGAGCTGCTCCAGGAAGCCGGCCTGCCCGACGGCGTGCTCAACATTGTGCACGGCGACCGGGAAATCGTGGAGGCTATCTGCGACCATCCTGGCATCGAGGCCGTGTCGTTCGTGGGCTCCACCAAGATTGCCAAAGTCGTTTACGTCCGAGCTACTAGCAACCTGAAGCGGTGCGTGGCGCTGGGCGGGGCCAAAAACCACCTGATGGTATTGCCCGACGCCCACCCCGACATGACGGCCTCCAACGTAGCGGCCTCCATGTCGGGCTGTGCGGGGCAGCGCTGCATGGCCGGCTCTACTATGGTCGGCGTCGGGGCCGTGGACCATATCGTGAGCAAGCTCGTCGAGGAAGCCCGCAAGATTGTGCCCGGCCAGAATCTGGGCTCGGTTATCAGCAAGGAAGCCAAGGCCCGTATCGAAGCCTACATCACCGAAGCTGAAGCGGCCGGCGCTAAAGTCCTGCTCGACGGCCGAGGTGCCGTGGTGCCCGGCCACGAAGATGGTTACTACGTGGGTGCCACCGTCGTGGATTATGTCACGCCCGACATGCGCATTGCCCAGGAAGAAGTATTCGGACCGGTGCTAGCCATCCTGCGCACCAACACGCTGGATGAGGCCCTGGCCATCGAAAACGCCAACCCCTACGGCAATGCCGCGGCGGTATTCACCAGCAGCGGCAGCTCGGCCCGCTACGTCATGGACCACGCCTCGGCCGGCATGATTGGCGTCAATATCGGCGTGCCGGTGCCTCGGGAGCCGTTCTCCTTTGGCGGCTGGAACGAGTCGAAGTTCGGGGCCTGCGACATCACCGGCAAAAGCTCCATCGAGTTCTGGACCCAGCTCAAGAAAACCACCACCAAGTGGAACCCCGAGTCGCGGGTGAACTGGATGAGTTAG
- a CDS encoding aminotransferase class III-fold pyridoxal phosphate-dependent enzyme, producing the protein MLANTITLPMETYTDTDKDQILHDNLEHTLFSWSKQAGLNPINAERAEGVYLWDRDGKRYIDFSSQLMNVNIGHGDQRVTEAVAAQMRELSYVYPGMITKARGELGKKLAEITPPNLTKAFFTLGGAEAIENAIKLARVYTGRHKIVTLYQSFHGASYGAISAGGDPRKFAVDSQAMPGVVHVENPYFYRCPWYSSTPEECAERAAAAMERIIQYENPGSVAAIILEGESGTSGCIKYPPTYWQRVRAICDKYGILLVADEVMSGFGRTGKWFGSDHHGVKVDLMCMAKGITAGYLPLGAVMVDEVIAKSFDDKPLPLGLTYSAHPVSCAAAVAVLNIYEEDNLLENTVALGHYLDERMAQLIKQHPSIGDWRNTGLFGCIELVKNRATKEPMAPWNAAPSQMEIMNKVAAKIKELGMYTFVRWNYIFVAPPLSITKDELDEGLDILSQAISLADEYVTG; encoded by the coding sequence TTGCTTGCCAATACCATTACTCTCCCAATGGAAACCTACACCGACACCGATAAAGACCAGATTCTTCACGATAACCTGGAGCACACGCTGTTTTCCTGGTCGAAGCAGGCTGGACTGAACCCTATCAATGCCGAACGCGCCGAAGGCGTGTACCTCTGGGACCGGGACGGCAAGCGCTACATCGACTTCAGTTCCCAGCTTATGAACGTCAACATTGGGCACGGCGACCAGCGCGTGACCGAAGCTGTGGCCGCTCAGATGCGGGAGCTTAGCTATGTGTACCCCGGCATGATTACCAAGGCCCGTGGCGAGTTGGGCAAGAAGCTCGCGGAAATTACGCCTCCCAACCTGACCAAGGCCTTTTTTACGCTTGGTGGGGCCGAGGCCATTGAAAACGCCATCAAGCTGGCCCGTGTCTATACCGGCCGGCACAAAATCGTGACCCTGTACCAGTCGTTTCACGGAGCTTCCTACGGGGCCATCAGCGCCGGCGGCGACCCACGCAAGTTTGCCGTCGACAGCCAGGCTATGCCGGGCGTGGTGCACGTGGAGAATCCGTACTTCTACCGTTGCCCCTGGTACAGCTCCACGCCGGAAGAATGCGCCGAGCGCGCCGCAGCGGCCATGGAGCGCATCATTCAGTACGAAAACCCGGGCAGCGTGGCGGCCATTATCCTGGAAGGCGAGTCGGGCACCTCGGGTTGCATCAAGTATCCGCCCACGTACTGGCAACGAGTGCGTGCCATCTGTGATAAGTACGGCATCCTGCTGGTGGCCGATGAGGTGATGAGCGGCTTCGGGCGGACCGGTAAGTGGTTTGGCTCCGACCACCACGGCGTGAAAGTAGACCTGATGTGTATGGCCAAGGGCATTACGGCCGGCTACCTGCCCCTGGGCGCGGTGATGGTCGACGAAGTTATTGCCAAATCCTTCGACGACAAGCCTTTGCCGCTAGGTTTGACCTACTCGGCCCACCCCGTGTCGTGCGCTGCAGCCGTGGCCGTGCTGAACATCTACGAGGAAGACAACCTGCTTGAAAACACCGTGGCCTTGGGCCATTACCTCGACGAGCGGATGGCCCAGCTGATAAAGCAGCACCCCAGCATCGGCGACTGGCGCAATACGGGCTTGTTCGGCTGCATTGAGCTAGTGAAAAACCGTGCTACCAAAGAGCCCATGGCTCCCTGGAATGCGGCTCCGAGTCAGATGGAAATTATGAATAAGGTGGCCGCTAAAATCAAAGAGCTGGGCATGTACACCTTCGTGCGCTGGAACTACATTTTCGTGGCCCCACCGCTGAGCATTACCAAGGATGAACTCGACGAAGGACTGGACATCCTTTCCCAGGCCATCAGCCTTGCCGACGAGTATGTGACGGGGTAG
- the hydA gene encoding dihydropyrimidinase, with protein MASLLLKNGRVVTADSDSVCDVLVEGETIVAIGRNLPVQADQTIDATGKIIVPGGIDPHVHLDMPFMGTFSSDTHETGTRAALHGGTTTVIDFVLQKQGHSLREALTEWQGRATGTAVGDYSFHMAVTDFNPNTKAEIQDMIAEGITSFKTFMAYKGALMIDDAQMVGLMQEVSRHGGLVTAHATNGDMIDTLIAQHRAAGKLTPLYHYLSQPEVTEAEASGRFCDIANYTGVNSYIVHLTCEGALNQVRRATERNQRVFVETCIQYLVLDASLYEDEVHGAKVVMSPPLREKKDQTTLWAGINQGLVQVVGTDHCPFMWEQKMLGKDDFSKIPNGHPAIEHRMELLFSEGVTTGKISLQKFVEVTSTNAAKIFGMFPRKGTISIGADADLVLFNPEKKHTISADTHHMNCDYSAYEGWELTGKVDTVILRGQVAVQNGETKVGRGYGQFIKRGKTAF; from the coding sequence ATGGCGTCTTTGCTACTTAAAAATGGCCGCGTCGTAACGGCCGATTCCGATTCCGTGTGCGACGTGCTGGTGGAAGGGGAGACGATAGTGGCCATCGGCCGAAACCTGCCGGTACAAGCTGACCAAACCATTGACGCCACGGGCAAAATCATTGTACCCGGCGGCATCGATCCGCACGTGCATCTGGATATGCCATTTATGGGCACCTTCAGTTCCGATACCCACGAAACCGGCACCCGCGCCGCCCTGCACGGGGGCACTACCACCGTCATTGACTTCGTGCTGCAGAAACAGGGGCACAGCCTGCGCGAGGCCCTGACCGAGTGGCAGGGGCGGGCTACCGGCACGGCCGTTGGCGACTATTCGTTTCACATGGCCGTGACGGATTTCAATCCCAATACCAAGGCCGAAATCCAGGACATGATAGCCGAGGGAATTACCTCGTTTAAAACCTTCATGGCCTACAAAGGCGCCCTCATGATAGACGACGCCCAGATGGTGGGGCTGATGCAGGAGGTGAGCCGGCACGGCGGGCTGGTGACGGCCCACGCCACCAACGGCGACATGATTGACACGCTCATTGCCCAGCACCGGGCCGCGGGCAAACTCACCCCGCTCTACCATTATTTGTCCCAGCCCGAAGTCACGGAAGCCGAAGCTTCGGGCCGCTTCTGTGACATTGCCAACTACACCGGCGTCAATTCCTACATCGTGCACCTCACGTGCGAGGGCGCCCTGAATCAGGTGCGGCGGGCCACCGAGCGCAACCAACGGGTGTTTGTGGAAACCTGCATTCAGTACCTGGTGCTCGATGCGTCGCTGTACGAGGATGAGGTGCACGGGGCCAAAGTGGTAATGTCGCCGCCACTGCGCGAGAAAAAGGACCAGACCACACTCTGGGCCGGCATCAACCAGGGCCTGGTGCAGGTGGTGGGCACCGACCACTGCCCCTTTATGTGGGAGCAGAAGATGCTGGGTAAGGACGACTTCAGCAAGATTCCCAACGGCCATCCCGCCATTGAGCACCGCATGGAGCTGCTGTTTTCGGAAGGCGTAACGACCGGCAAAATAAGCTTGCAGAAGTTTGTGGAAGTAACCAGCACCAACGCGGCCAAGATCTTCGGTATGTTTCCGCGCAAAGGCACCATCAGCATTGGCGCCGACGCCGACCTGGTGCTCTTCAACCCCGAGAAAAAGCACACGATTTCGGCCGACACCCACCACATGAACTGCGACTACTCAGCCTATGAAGGCTGGGAGCTGACCGGCAAAGTCGACACCGTAATCCTGCGCGGGCAAGTGGCCGTGCAAAACGGCGAAACCAAAGTCGGCCGCGGCTACGGGCAGTTTATCAAGCGCGGCAAAACGGCTTTCTAA
- a CDS encoding nitrilase-related carbon-nitrogen hydrolase → MPRIVKSGLIQMSLPLSEGEGTIAEIMEAMVQKHIPLIEEAGRQGVQILCLQEIFNTPYFCPGQDKAWYASAEAVPGPTTDRMAEYAKKYNMVMIVPIYEREAAGFLYNTAAVIDADGTYLGKYRKNHIPHTSGFWEKFFFKPGNLGYPVFQTKYAKVGVYICYDRHFPDGARVLGLNGAEIVYNPSATVAGLSQYLWKLEQPAHAAANGYFMGCINRVGTEKPWNLGKFYGTSYFVDPRGQIFAQASEDNDELLVAEFDLDEIDEVRATWQFFRDRRPETYEKLVEL, encoded by the coding sequence ATGCCAAGAATTGTTAAATCGGGCCTGATCCAGATGAGTCTGCCCCTCAGTGAAGGCGAAGGCACCATTGCCGAAATCATGGAAGCCATGGTGCAGAAGCACATTCCGCTCATCGAAGAAGCCGGTCGCCAGGGCGTGCAGATTCTGTGCTTGCAGGAAATCTTCAACACGCCCTATTTCTGCCCCGGCCAGGACAAAGCCTGGTACGCCTCGGCCGAGGCGGTGCCCGGCCCCACCACGGACCGCATGGCCGAGTACGCCAAGAAGTACAACATGGTAATGATTGTGCCGATTTACGAGCGGGAGGCCGCAGGCTTCCTCTACAACACGGCCGCCGTGATTGACGCCGACGGCACCTACCTGGGCAAGTACCGCAAGAACCACATTCCCCACACGTCCGGATTCTGGGAGAAGTTCTTTTTCAAGCCCGGCAACCTGGGCTACCCCGTGTTCCAGACCAAGTACGCCAAGGTGGGCGTCTATATCTGCTACGACCGGCACTTTCCCGACGGGGCCCGGGTGCTGGGCCTCAACGGGGCCGAAATCGTGTATAACCCCTCAGCCACCGTGGCGGGCCTTTCGCAGTATCTGTGGAAGCTGGAGCAGCCGGCCCACGCGGCGGCCAACGGCTACTTCATGGGCTGCATCAACCGCGTCGGCACCGAGAAGCCCTGGAACCTGGGCAAATTCTACGGCACGTCCTACTTCGTAGACCCGCGCGGGCAGATTTTCGCCCAGGCCTCGGAAGACAACGACGAGCTGCTAGTGGCCGAGTTCGACCTCGACGAGATTGACGAGGTGCGTGCCACCTGGCAGTTCTTCCGCGACCGGCGCCCCGAAACCTACGAGAAGCTCGTCGAACTGTAA
- a CDS encoding FAD-dependent oxidoreductase yields the protein MAEYKTPTSEPEFHANFAQIKPRMNNTEALFESSRCLFCFDAPCIKACPSGIDIPQFIRQINTGNTTGAARTIYEANYFGNACGKVCPTEVLCEGACVYNLQDVKPIEIGRLQSFATREAIEHNKALFGPGAPNGRKVAIIGAGPAGISAACELRSLGYEVDVFEAKSQPSGLTVYGVAPYKITNEEVLAEMTYLENQFGFRVQYNQPIASRRELEALEESYDAIFLGIGLGATNPLLLPGEERHNCVGAVEFIEQLRMRHHQTAVGRKVIVLGGGNTAMDAASESARMGAEDVILAYRRGKEEMGAYEFEYDLAKGVGVKGLFNVAPVEIVGNGKVEGVKFIRTATLHGQVQVVPGSEFVEPCDMVIKATGQAKQTQLLSLIPGLEVDNRGRIVADARTGQTTNPKYFTSGDARNGGAEVVNAAAEAKATARGIHKFLAGKY from the coding sequence ATGGCCGAGTACAAAACCCCTACTTCCGAGCCGGAATTTCACGCCAACTTCGCCCAGATCAAGCCCCGGATGAACAACACCGAGGCCCTGTTCGAAAGCTCGCGCTGCCTGTTCTGCTTCGACGCCCCTTGCATCAAAGCCTGCCCCTCCGGCATCGACATCCCCCAGTTCATTCGTCAGATTAATACCGGCAATACCACCGGCGCGGCCCGCACGATTTACGAGGCCAACTACTTCGGCAACGCCTGCGGCAAAGTGTGCCCCACGGAAGTGCTCTGCGAAGGCGCCTGCGTGTATAACCTACAGGACGTAAAGCCCATCGAAATTGGGCGGCTGCAGAGCTTCGCCACCCGCGAGGCCATTGAGCACAATAAAGCGCTCTTCGGACCCGGCGCGCCCAACGGCCGTAAGGTGGCCATAATAGGAGCGGGGCCGGCCGGTATTTCGGCCGCCTGCGAGCTGCGCAGTCTGGGCTACGAAGTCGACGTGTTTGAGGCCAAGTCCCAGCCCTCGGGCCTGACGGTGTACGGCGTGGCACCCTATAAAATCACCAATGAGGAAGTGCTGGCCGAAATGACCTACCTGGAAAACCAGTTTGGCTTCCGGGTGCAGTACAACCAGCCCATCGCCTCGCGCCGGGAACTGGAAGCCCTGGAAGAGTCTTACGACGCTATTTTTCTGGGCATTGGGCTGGGTGCCACCAACCCGCTGCTGCTACCCGGCGAGGAGCGCCACAACTGCGTGGGCGCCGTAGAATTCATCGAGCAGCTGCGTATGCGCCACCACCAGACGGCCGTGGGCCGCAAGGTGATTGTGCTCGGCGGCGGCAATACGGCCATGGACGCAGCTTCGGAGTCGGCCCGGATGGGGGCCGAGGACGTGATTCTGGCCTACCGCCGCGGCAAGGAGGAAATGGGGGCCTACGAGTTTGAGTACGACCTGGCTAAGGGCGTGGGCGTAAAAGGCTTGTTTAACGTGGCTCCGGTCGAGATTGTAGGCAACGGCAAGGTCGAAGGCGTCAAGTTTATTCGCACGGCTACCCTCCACGGGCAGGTGCAGGTGGTGCCCGGCAGTGAGTTTGTTGAGCCCTGCGACATGGTGATTAAGGCTACCGGGCAGGCCAAGCAAACCCAGCTCTTGAGTCTGATTCCGGGGTTGGAAGTCGACAACAGAGGCCGCATCGTGGCCGATGCGCGCACCGGCCAGACCACTAACCCCAAGTATTTCACCTCCGGCGACGCCCGCAACGGCGGGGCTGAAGTAGTCAATGCCGCCGCCGAAGCCAAAGCCACGGCCCGCGGCATCCACAAGTTTTTGGCGGGTAAGTATTAG
- the preA gene encoding NAD-dependent dihydropyrimidine dehydrogenase subunit PreA — translation MPDLSINFAGIKSPNPFWLASAPPTNSGYQVMKAFDAGWGGAVWKTLGVPVVNVSSRYGGVNYRDKRLVGFNNIELISDRPLSDNLREIEEVKKRFPNHAVIASLMVQSRQEWHDIVRDVQNAGSDGIELNFGCPHGMCERGMGSAVGQEPEVLQTIVEWVMEVAKIPVIVKLTPNISDITEPAMAARRGGADAISLINTIQSIVGVDLDLFAPYPIVDGKGSNGGYCGPAVKPIALNMVKNCAQHPKVQLPISGIGGIENWRDAVEHILLGASSVQVCTAAMHFGFGIIREMTSGLEQYMSEKGFHTIYDMVGKALPNVKHWEDLNLKYKVTAQINEDKCIGCQLCYTACEDGAHQAIRLQEGTRVPEIIQENCVGCNLCSLVCPVEQCITMERRDDGTEHLTWKERTEAGTIPTEFNDERAGGRHHWVPEPAAALDKEKHKTLPGKARQYAQTAAATATATVTSSSG, via the coding sequence ATGCCAGATCTGTCCATAAACTTTGCCGGTATCAAGTCGCCTAATCCGTTCTGGCTGGCTTCGGCGCCGCCCACCAATTCGGGCTACCAGGTCATGAAAGCCTTCGATGCGGGCTGGGGTGGGGCCGTGTGGAAAACCCTGGGCGTGCCCGTCGTCAACGTGTCGAGCCGCTACGGGGGCGTCAATTACCGGGACAAGCGCTTGGTTGGCTTCAACAACATCGAGCTGATTTCGGACCGTCCGCTCTCGGATAACCTGCGTGAAATCGAGGAAGTGAAAAAGCGTTTCCCTAACCACGCCGTCATTGCCTCCCTGATGGTGCAGAGCCGGCAGGAGTGGCACGACATCGTGCGCGACGTGCAGAACGCCGGCTCCGACGGCATCGAGCTCAACTTCGGTTGTCCCCACGGCATGTGCGAGCGGGGCATGGGCTCAGCAGTAGGGCAGGAGCCGGAGGTGCTCCAAACCATTGTGGAGTGGGTAATGGAAGTGGCCAAGATTCCGGTTATCGTCAAGCTCACGCCCAACATCAGCGACATTACCGAGCCGGCCATGGCTGCCCGTCGCGGCGGGGCCGACGCCATTTCGCTCATCAACACCATTCAGAGTATCGTGGGGGTGGATCTGGACTTGTTTGCGCCCTACCCGATAGTGGACGGCAAAGGTTCGAACGGAGGCTACTGCGGCCCGGCCGTGAAGCCCATTGCCCTGAATATGGTGAAGAACTGCGCCCAACACCCCAAGGTGCAGCTGCCAATTTCCGGCATCGGGGGCATCGAAAACTGGCGCGACGCGGTGGAACACATCCTGCTCGGGGCCAGCAGCGTGCAAGTGTGCACGGCGGCCATGCACTTCGGCTTTGGCATCATCCGGGAAATGACCAGCGGCCTGGAGCAATACATGAGTGAAAAAGGCTTCCACACGATATACGACATGGTGGGCAAGGCCCTGCCCAACGTGAAGCACTGGGAAGACCTCAACCTCAAGTACAAAGTCACAGCCCAGATCAACGAGGACAAGTGCATCGGCTGCCAGCTCTGCTATACGGCCTGCGAAGACGGTGCCCACCAGGCCATCCGGCTGCAGGAAGGCACCCGCGTACCCGAAATCATCCAGGAAAACTGCGTGGGCTGTAACCTGTGTTCCCTGGTGTGCCCCGTAGAGCAATGCATTACGATGGAACGCCGCGACGATGGCACCGAGCACCTGACCTGGAAGGAGCGCACCGAGGCCGGTACCATCCCGACGGAATTCAACGATGAGCGCGCCGGGGGCCGCCACCACTGGGTACCGGAGCCCGCCGCAGCCCTGGATAAGGAGAAGCATAAAACTCTGCCCGGCAAGGCCCGGCAGTACGCCCAGACTGCTGCTGCAACGGCAACTGCCACAGTAACTTCCAGCTCCGGATAG